A DNA window from Arachis hypogaea cultivar Tifrunner unplaced genomic scaffold, arahy.Tifrunner.gnm2.J5K5 arahy.Tifrunner.gnm2.scaffold_288, whole genome shotgun sequence contains the following coding sequences:
- the LOC112785838 gene encoding LOW QUALITY PROTEIN: uncharacterized mitochondrial protein AtMg01110 (The sequence of the model RefSeq protein was modified relative to this genomic sequence to represent the inferred CDS: inserted 2 bases in 1 codon; substituted 1 base at 1 genomic stop codon), whose amino-acid sequence MTKVEDVAYGRLAQVIEGGGKRRIFAIGNYLSQRLLHPFWVMDVLRTIPMDGTFNQDKPLLRLVPAFQCFSYDXKSATDRWPVLVMGELVKQLFGDQQSRTGRRFDRYALLDDDIVIADERVAKRXEVLDELQVKISYKKSVISSTGVAEFAKRFRVKGLSKDLSPVSVKNLLNWFHPYGLMGIADK is encoded by the exons ATGACCAAAGTGGAGGATGTTGCCTATGGTCGGTTGGCTCAGGTCATTGAGGGAGGGGGAAAACGGCGGATCTTCGCAATTGGAAACTATCTTTCACAGAGGCTCCTTCATCCTTTTTGGGTGATGGATGTCTTGAGGACAATCCCTATGGATGGGACTTTCAATCAAGATAAACCTCTGTTGAGGCTAGTGCCAGCTTTCCAATGCTTttcatatgattgaaaatcagcTACCGACAGGTGGCCGGTTTTGGTCATGGGAGAGCTTGTTAAGCAGCTCTTTGGCGACCAG CAGAGCAGGACGGGTCGTAGATTCGACCGGTATGCTCTTCTTGATGATGACATTGTCATTGCTGATGAGAGAGTAGCCAAACG GGAGGTGCTAGATGAATTGCAGGTCAAGATTTCTTATAAAAAATCTGTAATCTCTAGTACCGGGGTAGCTGAGTTTGCCAAGAGGTTTCGAGTGAAAGGTCTGTCAAAGGACCTTTCTCCAGTATCGGTTAAAAACCTACTGAACTGGTTTCATCCTTACGGCTTGATGGGAATTGCGGACAAGTAG